From Aedes albopictus strain Foshan chromosome 1, AalbF5, whole genome shotgun sequence, one genomic window encodes:
- the LOC109623070 gene encoding mitochondrial inner membrane protease subunit 1: protein MFKFLSKVAGICGYVVQYGCITHCTFEYLGDFVVCVGPSMEPTLYTNNILITDRISPRMNHLQRGDIIITKSPTNPVQHVCKRIVGMPGDRIMTKASFNLNPLSNTYTIYTSVVSTSTTTPEEPAKAAGVEQKLRSKADFVSGSVDAGGMVITQVGPAREVLRVVDVDQQHPPHPEIRTSIVTVPRGHLWIEGDNVQNSSDSRNYGPVPIGLVKSRAICRVWPFTEFKVFV, encoded by the exons ATGTTCAAGTTCCTGTCGAAGGTGGCCGGAATATGCGGTTACGTTGTACAATACGGATGCATCACCCACTGTACGTTCGAGTATTTGGGTGATTTCGTTGTG TGTGTGGGTCCGTCGATGGAACCGACTTTGTATACCAACAACATTCTGATCACAGACCGAATCAGCCCGCGGATGAACCACTTGCAGCGGGGCGACATCATAATCACCAAAAGCCCAACGAATCCGGTGCAGCATGTCTGCAAGCGGATCGTGGGTATGCCGGGCGATCGAATTATGACCAAAGCATCGTTCAACTTGAACCCACTGTCCAACACTTACACCATTTATACCTCAGTCGTTTCGACTTCAACGACTACGCCAGAAGAGCCCGCCAAAGCGGCAGGGGTGGAACAGAAGCTTCGGTCGAAGGCGGACTTCGTTTCCGGTTCGGTGGATGCCGGTGGGATGGTGATCACCCAGGTGGGGCCAGCTCGAGAAGTGTTGCGGGTGGTGGATGTGGACCAGCAGCATCCACCACATCCGGAAATCAGGACCAGTATTGTGACGGTGCCGAGGGGCCACCTGTGGATCGAGGGCGACAATGTGCAAAACAGTTCCGATTCCCGCAACTACGGACCGGTTCCGATAGGGTTGGTGAAAAGTAGGGCCATCTGTAGGGTGTGGCCGTTTACAGAGTTCAAGGTGTTTGTGTAG